Proteins co-encoded in one Hyla sarda isolate aHylSar1 chromosome 4, aHylSar1.hap1, whole genome shotgun sequence genomic window:
- the CCDC71L gene encoding coiled-coil domain-containing protein 71L, producing the protein MEDEKVVYSRSQLVFAGMKPLEDALEIFVPESKQFMSSDTELWNFLCSLKRDFSPVILRSKDVYGYSSCRSVVPDPSQLKRTKEPPQSAAQPKKPPVKRKRRGMRLSCRKRRRGKTAASDESGASSGCSSPTPSETPLLLGRSLEDIWRAAAPKLTSFPTIRVRDVSCQAKAAAACRRAQEILQVNLQPVVLIRRFPLVSPWSS; encoded by the coding sequence ATGGAAGACGAGAAAGTTGTGTACTCACGGTCGCAGCTGGTGTTCGCGGGCATGAAGCCGCTGGAAGACGCCTTGGAAATCTTCGTGCCGGAGTCGAAGCAATTCATGAGCTCGGACACGGAGCTGTGGAACTTCCTATGTAGTCTGAAGCGAGACTTCTCCCCGGTCATCCTTCGCAGCAAGGACGTGTACGGCTACTCTTCATGCCGCTCCGTGGTGCCGGACCCCAGCCAGTTGAAGAGAACCAAGGAGCCGCCGCAGTCCGCCGCCCAGCCCAAGAAGCCGCCGGTGAAGAGAAAGCGGAGAGGCATGAGGCTGAGCTGCAGGAAACGCCGGCGGGGCAAGACCGCTGCCAGCGACGAGTCCGGGGCCAGCAGTGGCTGCAGCAGCCCGACCCCGTCCGAGACCCCGTTGCTGCTGGGCAGGTCGCTGGAGGACATCTGGAGAGCGGCGGCCCCCAAGCTTACAAGCTTCCCAACCATCCGGGTGAGAGACGTGTCCTGCCAGGCGAAGGCGGCCGCTGCCTGCCGGAGGGCGCAGGAGATCCTCCAGGTAAACCTCCAGCCCGTGGTCCTGATCCGCCGCTTCCCGCTGGTGTCGCCCTGGTCGTCCTGA